The genomic window TGAGTCCGGTATCCGGCCGGCCGGGGGTCTCCTCGAAGGGGAGATTGAACATCCGCCTGAGGTCCACCACCGAGATGATCTCACCCCTCAGATTATAGACCCCCCGCACATAGGGGGGCGTATTGGGCACATAGGTGTACTGAGCGAACTTCGCGATCTCCTTCACCTTCATGATATCCACGCCGTAATCCCGTCCGCCCAGGGAAAACGTCACCATCCTGAAATCGGGGATCTCTATCTCCTGGACCTCTTCCTCCTCGTCCCATACATCTTCCACCGCGTCCCGTTCCTTCAGGTCAGCATCTTTCACCGCCATGCAGCACTCCTAGAGGATACTGGTATCGCGCTTTTTGCGGGCCTCACGTTCCTCCTTGAGGCCCAGTTCCAGAAGCTGAGGGACGTCGATGATGAGAGATACGGTGCCTTCACCCGTGATATTGGCCCCCGCGATGCCGGGCGTATTCACGAAGTGATCCTTGAGAGGTTTGATCACTACGTCCTCCTCTCCCAGGATGCCATCCACCACGATCCCCATCTTACGTTCCCCGCTTCCCACGATAACCACGAAGAAATACTCCTTCTCCTCATCCGTGGGGATTTTGAAGAGGCGGTTCAACCTGAGGAGGGAGACCACCTCCTCCCGTACGTCGAAGACCTCATACCCGTCGATATACCGGATGTCCGAAGGACGTATCCTGTGGCAGTCCACCACCGAGGTGATGGGGATGGCGTAGCGCTCGGTGCCCACCTGCACGAGGAGCCCCTGTATGATAGCAAGGGTGAGGGGGAGCTTGATGGTGAACCGGGTGCCCTTTCCCTGCTCCGACCAGACCGAAATGGACCCGTTGAGCTTCTCGATCTGCCGCTTCACCACGTCGAGCCCCACACCCCGGCCCGAGAGATCGGTGACCGACCGTGCCGTGGAGAAGCCGGGCTCGAAAATGAGGTTGAAGGCCTCCACTTGGGAGAGGATCTTGTTGGGATGGATGAGGCCCCGTTCCACCGCGCGCTTCCGCACCGCCTCTACATCTATCCCCCGCCCATCGTCGATGATCTCTATCACGATGAGGTTGCCTTCGTTCCGCGCCCTGAGGATGATAGTACCCTCTTCAGGCTTCCCCGCCTTTTTCCGCTCCCCGGGGCTCTCTATACCGTGATCGACCGAGTTCCGCACACAGTGGATGAGGGGATCGAGGAGATCCTCAATGACCGACTTGTCGAGCTCGGTCTCCTGCCCTTCGATGATGAGATTGATCTTCTTCTTGAGCGACCGTGAGAGATCCCTGACCAGCCTCGGGAAGCGCGCGAAGATCTGCGAGATGGGGACCATGCGGATACGCATCACCGCTTCCTGCATCTCACCGGTGATGCGGTTGAGCTGCTGGGTCGCCTCACGATACTTGTTCAGTATCCCTTTGAACGAGGCCTCCACCGGGTCGAACATCTCGAAAAGATCACCGTACTGTTCCTGGAGCATCCGCCGCACCTGTTTCTCGGAGACATCCTGCTCCACCATCATACGCGCGAGCTCGGGGATCACTTCCATGAGGCCCCTGAGCTTCTCGCCGAAGAGCGACTGGAGGGTCTGAAACTGGGTGAACGTCTCTCCGAACTGGACGGAAATCTGATTGAACGTGGCCTTGTTGATGACCGCCTCGCTCACGAGGTTGAGGAGCGCGTCCACCCTCCCGCTGTCGACCCGGAGAATGGACGTGGCCACCGACTTCTCGCGCACCGGGGCAGCGGGTGCCTTCTTCGGGAGTTCGGGGAGCGGCCCCTCCTCCTCTCCGGCCGGAACGGGAACCACCTCTCCTCCCCCGCTCTCCGCTTCTTCCTCCACCCCCTCGGGCTCCCCGACGCGCTCCCGTTCCGCTTCGCCTTCCCCGGGGAGGCTCACTCGCTCCACTTTCACGTCCTTCGCCACGTCACTCGGGAAGACGATACGGGAGCGGATCTCCTCCTCCGAAAGGGAGGAGGCCACGTAGTACACCACCACCGGGAAGAACTCGTCCTCGTAGAGCTTCTCGAAGGGAGGATCCGTCCTGAGGACCGCCCCCAGATCCTTGAGCAGGGCGAAGCCCTGGATCCCTCCCACCGTGTTCATCACATTCGACTCGTCGAACGTGACCTGCACCCTGTAGAGGGTGTGCCTCGACGGGGCCGCCTCGAAGAGCTCGCGTATCTCCTCTTCCGAGAGGCTCCCCCCTCCGGTGGAAGCGGCCTTGCCTCTGGAAGGGGCCCCTTTCCGGGACGATCCGACGTTCTTTCCCGATACAGGGGGTTCCGCAGGCGGGTGTGCTCCGGCCCCCTGGAGGGCCTTGAGGCGTTCCACCAGGGCAGAGACATCCTCTCGGTAGACGTCCCCTGCCTCCCTCGCGCCGAGCATGGCCTTGATCACGTCGAGCGAGGAGAGAAGCAGGTCCACGATCTCCGAGGAGACCTTCACCGTGCCGCTTCGGATCTCATCCAGGGCATCCTCGAGGGTGTGTGTGAATTCCGCGAGTTCCTCCATCTGGACGGTCCCCGCCCCCCCCTTCAAGGTATGGGCCGCCCTGAAGATCTCGTCTACGGCCTCGGAGTTGCCCGGATCCTGTTCCAGCACCAGCAGGTTCTGCTCCATGAGCTCCACCTGCTGGTAGGCCTCTGCAAAGAAATCTTTGAGAAGCTCTTCATTGTGAGGATCAAGATAGTCGCTCATTCTCTCCTTCTATCTTTATATAAACCTCCCTATAAGTCAAGCTGAAAACGCTCAGTAGGAAAGACCGTATCCATAAGGAAACAGGGCCTTCTCCGGGTGATCCCCACTCTCCTCGATGGTGAGAGGGAGTACCTCCATACTCCTCGGCCAGACGAAGGGCAGCTTTCCCGTGGGTGCATAGTCTCCGAAGAGGACATCGGCGATCCCATCCCCCTCGGTACCCGGCAGCCACACCGCGAGGAGCGCATCCACGGAGTCGACCAGATCGGTGATGAGGAGGGGTCTGCCGCTCACGAGAACCACGACCACCGGCAGGCCAGTCTGGGAGGCGCGGATAATGAGTTCCCTGTCCTCCCTGGTGAGCGAGAGATCCTGTCTGTCGCCGTGCATCTCGGCATAGGGCGTCTCTCCCACCACCACGATGATCACATCGGCCTTCACCTGCGCGAGCTGCGAGGCTCGCCGTACGTGTGTCACAAGGGAAGGATCGTCCACGGCCTTCCTGACTGCCTCCAGGATGGTCGTCCCCTCGGTGATCCTCCCCCGCTTCCCCTGCCAGGTGATGGTCCATCCTCCGCACTGAACTCCGAGATCGTCGGCCTTGTCACCAAGCACAAGGATACGCGAACCGTCCTTCTTCAAGGGAAGTACTCCCCCCTCGTTCTTGAGAAGGACTACCGATTTCCGGACCGCCTCCCGGGCGAGGGCGCGGTGGGCCTCATTCCCCACCACCGAGAAGTCCACATTCTCCT from Spirochaeta thermophila DSM 6192 includes these protein-coding regions:
- a CDS encoding chemotaxis protein CheA, with amino-acid sequence MSDYLDPHNEELLKDFFAEAYQQVELMEQNLLVLEQDPGNSEAVDEIFRAAHTLKGGAGTVQMEELAEFTHTLEDALDEIRSGTVKVSSEIVDLLLSSLDVIKAMLGAREAGDVYREDVSALVERLKALQGAGAHPPAEPPVSGKNVGSSRKGAPSRGKAASTGGGSLSEEEIRELFEAAPSRHTLYRVQVTFDESNVMNTVGGIQGFALLKDLGAVLRTDPPFEKLYEDEFFPVVVYYVASSLSEEEIRSRIVFPSDVAKDVKVERVSLPGEGEAERERVGEPEGVEEEAESGGGEVVPVPAGEEEGPLPELPKKAPAAPVREKSVATSILRVDSGRVDALLNLVSEAVINKATFNQISVQFGETFTQFQTLQSLFGEKLRGLMEVIPELARMMVEQDVSEKQVRRMLQEQYGDLFEMFDPVEASFKGILNKYREATQQLNRITGEMQEAVMRIRMVPISQIFARFPRLVRDLSRSLKKKINLIIEGQETELDKSVIEDLLDPLIHCVRNSVDHGIESPGERKKAGKPEEGTIILRARNEGNLIVIEIIDDGRGIDVEAVRKRAVERGLIHPNKILSQVEAFNLIFEPGFSTARSVTDLSGRGVGLDVVKRQIEKLNGSISVWSEQGKGTRFTIKLPLTLAIIQGLLVQVGTERYAIPITSVVDCHRIRPSDIRYIDGYEVFDVREEVVSLLRLNRLFKIPTDEEKEYFFVVIVGSGERKMGIVVDGILGEEDVVIKPLKDHFVNTPGIAGANITGEGTVSLIIDVPQLLELGLKEEREARKKRDTSIL